TATTTGCTGCATCAATGATGATATTTTACAAGCAGAAAAAGAACAGTTCAGGCGAAAATTTTCAAATAAGTAAAAAACAGATGCTCACAGTTGCCACGCCAATTGGAGCGCTTGCAGGATTTGTAGCTGGACTTCTGGGAATTGGCGGAGGGAATATGATAATCCCCATACTCATCTTTATAGGCGTTCCTGCAAGGTTTGCAGCAGCTACCACCTCTTTTATAGTCTTCTTCTCATCTCTTGGAGGCTTTCTTGGAAGGGTAGCATTAGGCGGACTAAATATTGAGTTAATCTCATATACTGTCATAGCAGCTATCCTGGGAGCTATTTTTGGGTCGTATCTTATGAAATATAAGCTTAGCAACAAGAGCGTAAAGGTTCTAATAGGAGTAGTGCTATATATGGTAGCTGCCAAGATGCTCTTTGATTATTTCGTACACTAAATATTGAAACTTGATACTCATCGATATGCTTCATAAGCCTTATAGTTTACTGTGCTAAAATAAATTTTAATGGACATTGAAGAGTCGATTGTGAAAATAGAAGAATTTCTCAGCAAAATTGATGAAGTTTTGCTGTCATTTATCTTTGGTTCATTTATCGAAAATAGGCTCACAGATGAAAGCGACGCAGACTTAGCAATCCTTTTTAGTAGCAAACCTGATTTCGAATCTCTAAATAAGATCAAGAGCGGTATAACTGAAATTACAGATAGGGATACCGACATAGTTATATTAAATTTTGCATCGCCAATAATAAAGATGCAGGCATTAAAAAAAGGGCGCTTAATAAAGAAAGTAAATGATAGCATTTACAATGAATTTTTTCTCAGAACTCTCAAAGAATATGATGACCTGAAAATAGTAAGAAGGCCGCAAGAACAAAATATACTTAAAGGCAGAATCTATGATAGAACCTGACGTAATTTTCGCAAAGGTTGCAAATATACAAAGATGTCTAAAAAGAATCAGCGCTATTACAAATAATGACCCAAATA
This region of Thermodesulfobium sp. 4217-1 genomic DNA includes:
- a CDS encoding sulfite exporter TauE/SafE family protein, with amino-acid sequence MIYLLAALVTFVAKSIMVITGAGAAFILIPAFYAMGFDLHQSMSTALLLNVVAMAFASYSYSRIGLINYKLSFPIIIAVLITSPIGAYCSKFVPRETLLLLFALFLIFAASMMIFYKQKKNSSGENFQISKKQMLTVATPIGALAGFVAGLLGIGGGNMIIPILIFIGVPARFAAATTSFIVFFSSLGGFLGRVALGGLNIELISYTVIAAILGAIFGSYLMKYKLSNKSVKVLIGVVLYMVAAKMLFDYFVH
- a CDS encoding nucleotidyltransferase domain-containing protein — encoded protein: MKIEEFLSKIDEVLLSFIFGSFIENRLTDESDADLAILFSSKPDFESLNKIKSGITEITDRDTDIVILNFASPIIKMQALKKGRLIKKVNDSIYNEFFLRTLKEYDDLKIVRRPQEQNILKGRIYDRT